AATAATGAAAGAAATAATGATAATACAATTAATCATCATAATCCCAATAATAATACATCTATATAgcctataaataaataagcaagGTCCCTAAAAcgatgaatgatgaatgaatacaaataaatacagaacTGACATTAGTGTCTGTAATGTTAAATTTTATCCCTGGTTAAATAACACTATTGCAGGATATTAAAGGAGATCTACCAACATTGGCCCACTGTGTGTTGACATAAacgaatttgaaaacaaaaagcctGAGCACATATCTTCCTGAAAAAAtcctgcatttctgctgcttgtctgccatacaggcttttattttaaaagttacagCCGGAAGTCCTACGACATGTAACTTGACCAAAGACTCACTGGACTTGACGCAGGTTGCTTTGCCCCTCCTTCCGCTGAGCGTAGTGTGTTGCTCCGGTGTGACGGAGACAGCTACTCTGGTGCAGAGGGAGCGGAGAGGGGACTGCGCACCACCTCCGCCCGCAGCCTCAGACACGGGCCGGGGATGGCTTCGCTCGGCGTGGGGCTGCATCTCATCCGCAAGAGGGGAGCAGGCAGGAGCGCCGCGGTGGAGAGGAGGAATCTTCTCACGGTGTGCAGGTGGGAATTCCTCACATTGTTCTTTATTCTAATGGTGACAGAGGATGAAACAATGTCTGACGGCAGaattgtaattaataatttcagaggcgttttttttgggggggggggttagctttGGGAGCAGGACTGCAACTCCGCACTCCATcagtatttaaaaatatgatttcATTTACATAATAAAGTAattctgtgtctgctggatgagatacattaaaatatagttgaaaaaaacatgaatcaatCAGCTGGCTTAACTCAGGTAAATGCATCGCATTGATTCACTCAAACACTCACGCACACAGATAGCCCACACATTTACGCCCACCACCCACATTCAGCAGCCTCCTATAATCACATTTCACTTTTAATTACCCTCCAAATCAGTTCAGTGTAGGATAAGccctggttttaaaaaaaagtcaagtcgAGATTCCAAATTCCTCCATCACAACCCCACCCAGTAAAAATGTTAGATTAGTCataaaaaacagtttgtaagatgttctggttaaaaaaaaaagaagaaacacttTGTTATTCATGTAACTGcgaatatgtatatttttaatttccctttattgatgttttaaagACAGTTTCCAATCCCCCTCCACACTTCCAGCACTAGATAGATACTAAGTGCTAAGTGTGCTTTATTTGTTTCAACTATATTGCCTGAATTTAGATGAGTTTATAAAACACATTCAGTGTTTTTGTAGAATATACAACAGTCCAATTAGTttattcattcaattcaatttcctCAATACATTCACAATGATATGCTGGTTATTAAATATGGAGCATGGCTGACAGATGAATAGATAGATGCTAAGGTATGCACACGCAAGTCGTCTGCTTGTTTGCCCTTAGCTCTTTGTCAGTCGTAGTGAAAAGCACTCAGAGTATTAATCTGTGCTCCTCTCAGTTACTAACTGACAGTCCCTGTGATGTGTCACCAAGAAATGGTGACAGTTTAGAAAACAAACTGCTAATGCACCACCTGGTCAAACTGGTGGATAAATATCATTTTCAGGTTTCAGGACAGTGTCAGGTGAGACTGTGCCTGGTTGGCCTTCCTCCATTACTGTCACTGTAAAACAGATGTAAAGGGAGAGTAATTAGACGCAGGTGCTCTTTGCTggcctctcttcttctcttctacCTCAGCACCAGCCATCAACTCGCTGGTGGCTCAAGCAGAGGAGGGACAATAGTGGGCAGATTggcaaaattaactttttacaTATAATTTACTTTTGTTTCCTTAGGTAGCTTTAATGTTGTTGAAATTATCTTCTACGACACTGAGACAGAATCTCATCATGGAAATGAAATGATTCTGTTGAAGACAGATTGATAAATAAGTTTTTGAAAATCAAGCCAAATATCccctttttccagcttttaaaatgtgaagaaatgtgaaatgtaattcttgttatttgtacatgATAGTAAACTTTGTAGGACaaacatattacaatattattttatactgtttttctgtcttttatagACAAAAGGATTAGTCAAGCAGACAAATCAATAGTTTTTCAGCCATATTAACATATACATTATGTCATTGCTTTTAGTTTCTCTTTATTTGAACTATACATGATAATATGATGTTTAACACTGCATATaatattttttgcaattttgcaAATTGTGGAAATCTTGTACAAAATTTCTACCTGGTATACAGTATTTGGTATCTTTAGGATTTTCACCACAGAATGAGTCTTTACTGATTGGTCTGTCGACAGGCTGCTGCTTATCAGGAAATTTAAGCTTTAAGAAAAGTGTAGCTTGCTGCTGGGAATGAGTGTGAGAGGAAAGCAGAGACTCTATTATAACTTCTGCAGTAGCTGTCAACAAAACTACACACATGCCATTGAAAAGATGCCAGTTGTTTTTACTTATCTAATACTGGTAATCAATCCACAAAACCTATTCTTTCCGCAGATGTCCAGATCATTTGTCTCAGGCCGAAAAAGCCTCTTAACTTGTATGTGATGCTTTGATAGATGTCCCTGGTTGCTCCTGTCTCTTAAAGTCTTCTCTGCTGAAATGGAGACTTTTCAGCCTTTCTTTTATGTTTGGTGCAGTCTGTCTTTGTTAGACAAGCCGGAGACCCTAATTAGCAAGTTTCAAGATTCTCCATCATGTAAACCATGGAGGAAAACAGCAAACACTGCTTCAGTGGTAAAAAGGGTTTTATAAAGAATTGAGGAAATGtgtttaagagaaaaaaaaacccaccctTTTACAATAGTCCACTTTAATATAACTGTAAAattgttcaatttttttctgttacagttatgtaaatatttgttttacttacattttgtaaattgtatttCTCTTTAGAGAACTTTGTGCTGTTTGTTAAATAAGGGCACTATTAATTATTCTAACTTGATTCTGTATGTTAAAAACCATTTTTACAATGATATCACATCTAAgacaaatataatgtaatgtagtgTAACTTAATAAAACTCACATGGCCTGAAAATCCACCAGGCCAAGACATAGACTGTACAATATTAGTGGACAGCTCATGTGTGATATCCTCCGCAAGAAGGTCATGACTCTGACGAGAGAGGAGTGGCacaggagaaggaggaaaaagaggGCCAGAAAGCAGGCTGCCTTCATAGCGAATCCCTTTGGGTTCACAAAGCAGCTACTTAGAAAGAAGCGGAGTGGCTGGCTCACCTGGTCCAAAGCTGAGATCAGAGACCTCAGAGACACCTGTGACAGATCCAGGGAGCAAGATCTGGGCCACTGTCAGCACCTGATAGATCCACCTGCACCAACTCTGGACATCGACGGGAAGGAACCCAGCTGGAAGGAGATCCAGAAGGTGATCAAAAAGGGTAACCCTGAATAAAGGGTTCAAGGTGGCAATGTGGCTGAGTACAGCACAAGGTTCTGTAGCCATGAGTAACTCATGGAAGAGCTGGCCTGGGTAGCGGCACAACATCTCGCTACAACAAAGCGCAGGGGAAGGACAGGAGATTACTGGTGCAGCAAGAGGTACTGGCATCAGTAGAGGAGGATCGGGCCTGCAGTATGGTTAGAATGGAGCAGCAGGGAGCCTGGACAAGATGGGAGCATGCAGTGGACTCATGGCAAAGCTGTAGAAAGCAGACCCACATCACATACAGTTCCTGATCTATGATGTACTACCAAGCCCATCCAACCTGTTCACCTGGTGATTAGTGTGGTCACCAGCTTGGAACCTCTAAGAGGGGGACCCTGGAGCACCTCCTCAGCGGCTGTTTGAAGGCCCTTGGCAAGGGGCGCTACCACTGGCGCCATGACCAAGTCCTAAATGCCATAGGGAACACCATCATCTGTGGAATTGACCACTGCAAGCACCTTCGCCCAGTGAAGAAACCATTGTTTATGTCTGGGCTGGTGGCTCACCTTGTTTAGTGAGTACACAGAGAGGAGATTAGGTTTGTCTAAATTGTCTATCCAGCTAAATTGTTTGAAAGTGAAATATACATATGTGGTTTAAAGCTGAAATCTATCCGTTTTGATATCTTTTCACAGGAAGTGTGTACTCTGTGGTCACCCGGCTGCTAAGCAACGAGATAAAGAAAGGAGAGATGAAGTCAGATTTTTAGCTGATGTTCAGGGCTACACCCAATTTGGCAGAAttggcacaacacacacacacacacacacacacacacacacacacacacacacacacacacacacacacacacacacacacacacacacacacacacacacacacacacacacacacacacacacacacacacactcactattGTGGCATTGTCCATTAACTCTGGTTTATGGCTGGTTCACCGCAGGATATTATAATAGTTTCATTACAACTCTAGGAGACCAGAAGTGTTTATTTTCCTTGCCTTGTAATTAATGACATACATGTTAAAttaagttttgtttgtttgttggtatGTGGATTTGGCAAAATGTGCACTACCAGTTAGTGTCTTTGTCTTTGACATTATTCAGTTTGGGATcagacagcaacaaaaaaagtattttatcaTTGCAGACAATTAGATGAAACATGGGAATGGATCCCTTGCAGATTAAAGGGTTACTCACTTTCATAAAGTTTGGGAACTCACAGTGGCCAAGATATCCTGACTTTATAGTGTGTGTTACTGAAACACTTGATTCTACAATTACCATAATGCAACCAGTAGCATATCTTAATAAGACCATCCTGGTGTATGCCTATAAAGTTTACCTTTAAGCAACAGTcccaataactttttttaataacagCGTGTGCATCGTTTTTTGTCTTCAGGTTTTCTGTAAAGACTCTACTGGACCACTCCTGTTTTGAGACAATAGATGACACATCTCCAGACTTTGTCAACTTTGTTTCCATCCTGGAGCACATTCTCAGTCATCAActcaaaggtaaaaaaaacataagcaacCCTCTTTTCATCCACATGCAGGTAATTAACCTATACACGTACAGGTAATATTTAAACTGCAAAATGCCATAgtatttgactttatttgatAGTTGATAGGAGAGTAACAGGAACAAGATGATGTAGAACAATGGTCCTCAGTCGGAAATAAGCATTAGACGTTGTGTCTGTATACCGTCGACCCATAAGGACGAAGAGAATATTGAAAAATAAGCAACATTTTTATGTGAAATGGCTCATCAGTTAAATCACAAGCTTTTTGTTTCCCTTTATTGAGATTAGTGTCAAGTATGTGTCAAGtgtattcttatttttcttaaacTGTTGTATAAATACTGGCCTGCTAAAGACCAATATTTGAGGTATTCACTTTCAGTAagtttaaatcttttctttacatttttcttacccttaattttaaaagggTAAAAGAGCCCTTTAACTGTGTTCCACTGCCATTTGAATAACAGCATCTTGTAAATTTAGAGCATCATAAATTTGATTTGGATTCAAGCTTGTAAAacctctgtttctgtctctctttctatcaGGACAGATCACTTGGTTTGGCTATGAGAGTCCTCGGAGTTTCTGGGATTACATAAAAGCCGCCTGCATTAAAGTCCCTCATAATTGCATCCGAAGCATCGAGAGCATGGAGAATGTGCGAGCATCCAGAGCTAAAGTGAGAATAAAACTACCTGTCTCGGGATCTGATTTAATAACGCAAGGCATCAGGGAGACAACAACTTGGATTTCCAAAACGTTAGAAAGTCGAATACAAACAGAGCATTTGAAAGCACACACATACTACAGAAACAGGCATTTGTTTGTTTAGCGTACTTAGCATTATCCACTCAGAAAAATAACAAAGGGAACACAAAAATGTTAAGAACACTCATGCACAGAAAACATAACTAAGTCTTACCACGTGGGTAAGAGGACAAACAATTGATCTATTATTGTTCTATAATCAGGCTGTAGGTAAAACAAGggacacatgcacatgcacgcacgcacgcatgcatgcatgcattcacgcacacgcacactgcTCAATGTTActtgttcctctctctctgcagggcAGGGCATGGATCAGAGTGGTCCTGATGGAGAAAAGATTATCAGAATACATCTCATCTGCACTGAGGGACTTCAAAACCACCAGGTCTTAATGTGGTGCTCATATACTGTAGACACTGTTTCCCCTTTAACCCTATTATAGACATTTTATCAAATGAAGTGTAATTTAGATCTTTTTACACTTGACCTCAACAGTCAGTTATTACAGTTCAGTTGACTAGATCTAGAGAAGTTGAATGATTGCCGATAATGTGCGTACATGTCTTGATTGTAGGAGGTTTTATGAGGATGGAGCAATCTTACTGGGAGAAGAGGCGGGGCTGTTGGCAGACACACTCATTGGACTCAACACCATTGACTTCAGGTACTCATGTTCTGCTGTTTCTTACTGTAACTCTAAAGTCCTGCTTTCTCTCCCTGCTGCACATTGAGTGTTTAGCACTCTCAgcatcaaacacattttttggcaAAGTGTTATCGGAAAAGTGACAATTATGAGGCTGATCCAAAAAGGCTTTCATGTTATTAGACTTAAAAAATGAGAATGTGGATGGGATAATAAGAGGCTTCTCTTGACTGAAATACAAATATGTTTACGATGAAatcttatataatatataggaCCAAGAAACCACAGAAACCAGAAACAAAGAGGCCAGAGAGTCACTGCAGTCGCAAAAATTGCAAAATTGTGCGATGGGGTAAGAaagaaagctttaaaaaaaatcatgtactAACGTAACACACTCCATTAGCTGCACAAGAGACAGTGATCCTCAATGGTAATGGGATATTTGCTGAACACCACAAACAATGTCCTTAAATATAATCATCAAGTAGAATCCGTCTACAGTCTGTCTTACAAAGTCGGTACAAATTTGTATTTACTTTCAGGTTGTTGATAGCGCCTTAGATGAAATTAATAGAAGAGATTTTGAATATGCAAACATGAAACATGTGTGTATCACATAGAGGATTGGAAATTAGTAAATCTGTGCATTTGGTAAAGCACTAGTCTGGACATTTTAGATAAAGTTGGAGGAGGTGAGGGAGAAATAAACCATCATCTGACCTTGCTGAAAGACTTGTACAAAGCTTTtataaggttttattttatttatcatgtcTTATTGTTTATGCATCAAAGTAGATTAAAGTTGTTTTATTTGGGTCAACAGAAAAAACGTTTAAACAGATTTCTACAAAGTGATCGAAATGAATCACAAATATAAATTACAAAACTTATGTTTATAAAAGTATTCACCTCAATAAGACACATACTTTGATTTTCCATCCTGTCTTTTAGCTTCTGTCTGAAAGGAGAGGGTCTGGACGGCAGCTGCCACGCCGTGATCGACTACACACCTTACCTCAAGTTCGTTCAGAAGTGTGTGAGGTCAAATAACACCCATCATACAGTTAATTGTCAGTGTACTGCATAGCAGGTGTCAACAAGCCATTTTAATGGGATTTATATGTTCCTGACATATACATTATCCACAGcagatttgtaaaaaataaaaatgtgtaaaagtttTAACTATGAAAGGTTAGACTTCAGCTGTGGATGGGGGGACAACTATGATTTTGTCATAGGGTCAGATTTACTACACATCCCACTGTTTTTTTGGATGTATACTAATATGCTGGTTCCCTGTGCAGTGCAGACAGCATCAGCAGCGACGAGGAGGAAATGAGGACTATGGGGAGCAGCGGCAGTGAGAGCAGCAGCCCAGACAAAATGGCCACCGCCGCCTCCATCTTCACCGAGCAGAGCAACTTGGTCAGCAAGTGCAAACGCTTTGAGCAGAAGTACCGAATGGCACTGGAGCAGAAGGTGTGTGTTTAACATGGCTGTTATTTTGTTATAAACAAATTGGATGACATTTCCCATGATGTCTGCATGATCATTAGAGGCTTGGACGGGGAAATGCCTGGAGGAAAGGTGTTCCGTGAAGACTTGATCGTTTTTCTTGAACATACAACATCCGTAATGTTGCTTCCCTCTGTGGCTTCAGCTGTTATTCAAGATGATGGAGCTGCCACAGTCTCTGCTCTCctatttggggtggcagtagctcagtccgtagggagttgggttgggaatcggagggtcactggttcaagtccccgtatggaccaaaaagtacggagtgtggattggtggctggacagtagccacttcacctcctgggcactgtcaggtgctgttgagcaagacaccgtacccccccacccgctcagggcgctggttcagctggcagcccactcactctgacatctctccattagtgcatgtataggacctgagcatgtgcgtgtgtgtgtagttcaggcctgtgtgtgattactaactaAGTGTGTACGCAGAGTGTAAAttggaatttccccactggggactaataaataaaataaataaaaattttgtttgctttgagccaaaacaaaaaactgtgtgtATTCATACTGCAGTGCCTTCATTAGTCAAACAcatggaaaatgtgtgtgtgtgtgtgtgtgtctcttctcAGGGTTACCTGGAAGAGCTGGTCCGTCTACGAGAAGCCCAGCTGTCGGAGGCTGTGTCTCATA
The Etheostoma spectabile isolate EspeVRDwgs_2016 chromosome 6, UIUC_Espe_1.0, whole genome shotgun sequence genome window above contains:
- the rundc3b gene encoding RUN domain-containing protein 3B — encoded protein: MASLGVGLHLIRKRGAGRSAAVERRNLLTVCRFSVKTLLDHSCFETIDDTSPDFVNFVSILEHILSHQLKGQITWFGYESPRSFWDYIKAACIKVPHNCIRSIESMENVRASRAKGRAWIRVVLMEKRLSEYISSALRDFKTTRRFYEDGAILLGEEAGLLADTLIGLNTIDFSFCLKGEGLDGSCHAVIDYTPYLKFVQNADSISSDEEEMRTMGSSGSESSSPDKMATAASIFTEQSNLVSKCKRFEQKYRMALEQKGYLEELVRLREAQLSEAVSHSKALQQSLADTHLTHTLEKEQLEYIILELQDQLTVLKNNDLRSRQELTAHLTNQWPSPVALDANAVALDTLLYRKSMGQWEEKSFQSLEQLSADMSLSQTSLGPSHTLSVEARPTSTHWPHQGKEETLSLRGLCGSLTSVASYKSLASLKSSECLASPATEISSPGFTPS